The genomic DNA GACTGAAGGAGGGCGGCTTCGTACGCCTTTCCAGCAAGGTCGGTGACGCCCTGGTGCGGGTAACCAGTGATAGCGGGCAACGGCCCGGTACCGCTTTCATGCCCATGCACTGGACCGATCAGTTTTCTCGCCGTGCCCGGGTGGATGCCCTGGTACCGGCACGTCTGGATCCGCATTCCGGCCAGCCGGCGTTCAAACATACGCCGGTCAACGTCAGCGACTGGCAACCCCGCTGGCATGGCTGGTTGTTCACGGCGGCACCCCCGCCCGCCGTGGAGTACTGGGCCCGAGTTCCCGTCGATGCATTCTTGCAGGCGGGCCAGGTACAGCGTTATCGGCTGGCCGGCGATGCGGACCTAACCGAACAACAGCTCCACGATTGGATGCCCGAAGCGGCACAGTGGCTGGCACTCAACGACCCCGCCACTGGGCACTTCCGTCGCGCCGCCCTGGATAGCGAGGGCCGATTGCTGGCCTGGCTGGCCATCGGCGAAGAACTGCCGCTGTGCGATGTGGAGTGGCTGGCGAGTTGTTTCGCCGACGAGGCAGAAACCCAGCACCTTGCGCTGCTTGCTGGGCAACCGGTGGACGCAGGCCCGGACCTGGGGCCGGTGATCTGTAGCTGCTTTCAGGTACGCCAGAAAACCATCGAAACTGCGGTGGAAGAGGGCGCGGACAACGTGGAAGCCATCGGCAAATGCTGCCAGGCAGGCACCAACTGCGGCTCCTGCATTCCGGAACTACGCGGACTGCTGGAAAACTGCAGTGTTTGACCGAGGAGCGAGTTACGAGCTACGAGTTACGAAAATCAAAACCGTGAAACAACAGATCGGATAGCTTTTCGCTTTTCGCAACTCGATCCTCGTAACTCGCCACTGTCTTTCCCCGGCTTCCTGTCACCTTGCCCGTACCCCGATCAGCGCTTAGTCTCGAAGCAACGGTTTCGATGCGGCGCGAGCCATGAAGAACAACAAGAAACATTATCCAGCACTAAGCTGGCAGGGCAGGGCCATCAATGCGGTGGCCAAGGGCATGGTGAAGCCGGTAATCAGCCGGCTGAAATTTTCCCGCCGTTTCATGAAGTTTTCCCAGCTGGGTTTCGATGCAGTCACCCTGGCGTTGCCGGTGCCTTCCGACGTGCATATTTCTCGCGCCCATATGGGTGGGGTGCCTGGGGAATGGCTGATTACCGGCAGGCGCGTGCGCAGCAACCGGGTGGTGTTGTACTTCCATGGCGGCGCTTATTTTTTCGGTTCCCCCCGTTCCCATCGCGCCGTCACCTGGCGGCTTAGCCATTACTGTCGTGCCAAGGTTCTGGCACTGGATTATCGGCAACCACCTGACTGGGCATACCCGGCGCCGCTGGAAGATGCGGTGCGGGCCTACAAGGCTTTACTGGATCTTGGTTACAGCAGTGAGCATATCGTCTTCGCCGGGGATTCTGCCGGCGGTAACCTGGCGCTGGTGACCCTGTTGCGACTGCGGGAACTGAAATTGCCGATGCCCTCATCGGCCGTGCTGATCAGCCCGTGGGGTGACTTGACCTGTTCCGGTGACAGCATCCGCGACAATGCGGACAAGGAACCATTGATTCCGCTTGGTGCGCTTAACTTCGTTTCTGCGTCCTACAGCCGTGGTTACGATGCGGCGTCTCCCATGTTGTCACCGGTGTTCGCCGACTTCACCGGTTTGCCACCGTTGCTGGTGCAGGTTGGCAGCACCGAGTTGCTCTACAGTGATGCGGTGCGCATTGCCAGGCAGGCCGAACAGGCTGGCGTGGATTGCCAGCTGCAGGTCTGGGACCGTATGCCCCATGTGTTCCATGCCCTGGCTGCCTGGCTCCCCGAGGCGGGCCAGGCTCTTCAGGAAATCGGAGCCTTTGTCCATGGCCATCTCAGTGACCGGGATCGTGACAGCCATGTCCGTGCCCGGGCGAGGGTGGTTGGCGAGCAGGATTCACCGTAGAAATTGTTAAATTGTTATTAAAGGTAGCCCTGATCTGGGTTCAGAAACGCTACCGTAACGATGGCTACGCTTGCTTACAGTCCACCAACTTCCTTGCTCTACAGCACATTGCACATCCCTTCCATAGTCGCTAATGCCAGTCTCCGTTCGGAGGCCATAACG from Alcanivorax sp. includes the following:
- a CDS encoding alpha/beta hydrolase, producing MKNNKKHYPALSWQGRAINAVAKGMVKPVISRLKFSRRFMKFSQLGFDAVTLALPVPSDVHISRAHMGGVPGEWLITGRRVRSNRVVLYFHGGAYFFGSPRSHRAVTWRLSHYCRAKVLALDYRQPPDWAYPAPLEDAVRAYKALLDLGYSSEHIVFAGDSAGGNLALVTLLRLRELKLPMPSSAVLISPWGDLTCSGDSIRDNADKEPLIPLGALNFVSASYSRGYDAASPMLSPVFADFTGLPPLLVQVGSTELLYSDAVRIARQAEQAGVDCQLQVWDRMPHVFHALAAWLPEAGQALQEIGAFVHGHLSDRDRDSHVRARARVVGEQDSP